TAAAGGCGATGTGTATGCCCACAACCGGGGGCGTCTGTGCATTAAGGGCATCTTGAATCGAGAGCTGCTCTACGTGCGCGACCGAGCCCTTTACCCTATGGTCCGCCGCAACGGTCAACTCGAGCGGGCTTCCTGGGACGAAGCCATGGCGCTGGTGGCTGAGCGTTTTCGGGAAGCCATTGAGCGTTACGGTCCTGATAGTGTGGCCTTCTATGGTAGCGGTCAGCTTTTCACGGAAGAAAGCTACACCGCCAATAAGCTTTTCAAAGCTGGCATCGGCACCAATAATGTGGACGGCAATCCGCGTTTGTGCATGGCTTCAGCAGCAGCGGGCTACATCTCGGTTTTTGGTAAAGATGAGCCCATGGGATGCTACGATGACATCGATGCCGCTACCTGCTTTTTTATTACGGGCGCCAATATGGCCGATTGTCACCCAGTGCTTTGGGAGCGCGTGCTGGATCGCAAGCGAAGTCGCCCAGAAACCGTGCTGATTGTCGTCGATCCGAGGCGCACGCGGACTGCCCGGCAAGCCGACTATCATTTGCCCATTCTGCCAGCTACCGATGTGGCGCTGTATAATGCGATGATCTATGAATTTATTCGAAATGGCTTTATTGACCAGGACATGGTCGAAAACTATTTAACCTTTCGGGAAGGTGATGCAGCGCGGACGTTTGAGGACCTAAAACGCCACGTGGCGCACTATGCACCAGCGCGTGTAGCTCAAGTCTGTGGTGTCGAGGCGCGATTCATCGAGGAAGTAGCCTATCTGTTTGCTGCATCCGAAGCAACTATGTCGTTTTGGACCATGGGGCTAAACCAGCAGGTCCAGGGAACAGCCGCAAATCGACTGATTCATGCCATGCATCTTCTCACTGGGCACATCGGCAGGCCTGGAGCAACACCCTTTTCGCTTACCGGTCAACCGAATGCGGGCGGTGGCGTGCGGGATACTGGTGCCTTGGCGCATGCCCTACCTAACGGACGGGTTGTCACCAACCCGCAGCATCGGGCAGAGATGGAAGATCTCTGGGGGGTACCGCGTGGGCGCATCAGTTCCAAGCCCGGCTACGATGCCGTAGCCATGTTTGAGGCCATGGAGCGGGGAGAACTCAAGTGTGTGCTGGTTATGGGTACCAATCCTGCTCAGTCTTTACCCAACGTGTCGCGCTACCGGCAAGCCATGGAACGCACTTTTCTCGTGGTTGCCGATGCGGTCTTTCCAACGGAGACGACGCAGTTTGCCGACGTTTTCTTGCCAGCGGCCATGTGGCTTGAAAAAGGGGGCGTCTACAGCCAGTCGGAGCGGCGCTACCACCTCGTGCCCAAGCTGGTTGATCCCCCCGGTGAGGCGCGTTCCGACCTAGAAATCTTGGTTGAGCTGGCCGATCGCTTAGGCTATGGGGAACTGATCCAGGCACGAACGCCTGAAGCCGTTTGGGATGAATGGCGACAGATCTCAGCCCACTCGCCCTACAATTTTGCCGGTATTACCTATGAACGGCTTGAAAAGGAGCGTGGGCTGCGCTGGCCATGTCCTACTGAAACGCACCCCGGTACCTGCCGCCGCTACGTACCAGGAGAGGATCCGAT
This sequence is a window from Rhodothermus bifroesti. Protein-coding genes within it:
- a CDS encoding molybdopterin oxidoreductase family protein translates to MSSGTLTRRELLQRLGTLAGGVIITGPLSGCESLWKRQPIVPVDRWHKAVCRFCGTGCGIMVGVQGGRVVDVKGDVYAHNRGRLCIKGILNRELLYVRDRALYPMVRRNGQLERASWDEAMALVAERFREAIERYGPDSVAFYGSGQLFTEESYTANKLFKAGIGTNNVDGNPRLCMASAAAGYISVFGKDEPMGCYDDIDAATCFFITGANMADCHPVLWERVLDRKRSRPETVLIVVDPRRTRTARQADYHLPILPATDVALYNAMIYEFIRNGFIDQDMVENYLTFREGDAARTFEDLKRHVAHYAPARVAQVCGVEARFIEEVAYLFAASEATMSFWTMGLNQQVQGTAANRLIHAMHLLTGHIGRPGATPFSLTGQPNAGGGVRDTGALAHALPNGRVVTNPQHRAEMEDLWGVPRGRISSKPGYDAVAMFEAMERGELKCVLVMGTNPAQSLPNVSRYRQAMERTFLVVADAVFPTETTQFADVFLPAAMWLEKGGVYSQSERRYHLVPKLVDPPGEARSDLEILVELADRLGYGELIQARTPEAVWDEWRQISAHSPYNFAGITYERLEKERGLRWPCPTETHPGTCRRYVPGEDPMAKGRRRFDFYGRPDGRAVIYLEHQQPPSDPSSEAYPLTLVTGRVYEHWHTMTLTGKLPELETIETDFLVVHPRDAHRYNLQDGQPVLVESRRGQAVLRARISTDITPGVVFAPFHAPQALVNRVVNGNVDPISKEPAYKESAVRIRPAGTPS